A genomic window from Populus nigra chromosome 7, ddPopNigr1.1, whole genome shotgun sequence includes:
- the LOC133699972 gene encoding O-fucosyltransferase 27-like, translating into MKGERKMMIKSKMKWVGLVGLFLSAFSLFVHFLLARFTEEGITDYQSSVTIFSWRPVFENPDFAKNSPSYRRLWGPVRRLESLHPDANPRGYYTDPRSESSGYVFVRIQGGFHEIRNSICDVVVISRLLNATLVIPEIQSTTRSKGISSQFKSFAYLYNEDNFMAALVKDVKVVKTLPQNLKEARRLKKIPSFRVPNSASPYFYLHHVLPVLNKHVVVELVVSDGGCLQAILPPQLEEYQRLRCRVAFHALRFRQEVQELATKMLQRLRAPGQPFIAFDPGLTRDALAYYGCAELFQDVHNELIQHKRAWMKKRGIVKGKLSVNSAEQRLNGSCPLMPEEVGILLRAYGYPWDTILYVSGGEVFGGQRTLTPLHAMFENIVDRTSLSAAWELNRIYGREVNLVDTKLRAPPSVVQEKKHEVWKNEGPRPRPLPPPPARPKYPYNIEGWWGWVAESDNEPESTVMELRTNAHKLLWEAIDYLICVEADVFIPGFDRDGKGRPNFASLVMGHRLYQSAASKTFQPNRKEVVKLLEENHEHLYQANHTWLTSTRSHLRRSLIDGVIRASTESKPLSFLSHPVPECSCLRSDLTKRSLHTSSPSTWAPVEAALGVMHHCPMWMDSGIKTKLKEKEIEEDPDEDISSSSGLFFRNSGGNHESGGGELIKEESQLDDQEELEGAD; encoded by the exons ATGAAAGGAGAACGGAAGATGATGATAAAGTCCAAGATGAAGTGGGTTGGTTTAGTCGGGCTATTTCTATCGGCTTTTTCCCTGTTTGTACATTTCTTGCTTGCTAGATTCACCGAGGAAGGCATTACTGATTACCAGTCTTCAGTCACGATCTTTTCTTGGAGACCCGTCTTTGAAAATCCTGACTTTGCCAAAAAC AGTCCTTCGTACAGAAGATTATGGGGTCCAGTAAGGCGCCTTGAATCTTTACATCCAGATGCAAATCCCAGAGGATATTATACTG ATCCCAGATCAGAATCAAGTGGGTATGTCTTTGTTAGGATACAAGGTGGATTCCATGAAATAAGAAATTCG ATATGTGATGTGGTTGTGATTTCTCGGCTTCTTAATGCTACTTTAGTTATTCCTGAGATCCAATCAACCACTAGGAGCAAAGGAATCAG CTCCCAGTTCAAGAGTTTTGCGTACCTTTATAATGAGGATAACTTCATGGCAGCTTTAGTGAAAGATGTTAAAGTTGTGAAAACCCTTCCGCAAAATCTTAAAGAAGCCAGGAGGCTAAAAAAGATCCCATCATTCAGAGTGCCTAATTCAGCTTCgccatatttttatttgcatcatGTTCTCCCAGTGCTTAATAAGCATGTGGTGGTTGAACTAGTTGTTTCCGATGGGGGATGCTTGCAG GCTATCCTTCCACCCCAACTTGAAGAATATCAAAGGCTGAGGTGTAGAGTTGCTTTTCATGCCTTACGGTTTAGGCAAGAGGTCCAGGAACTAGCAACTAAAATGTTGCAGAG GTTACGGGCTCCTGGCCAACCATTTATAGCCTTTGATCCTGGTTTGACAAGAGATGCCTTAGCATACTATGGCTGTGCTGAACTATTCCAG GATGTGCACAATGAACTTATTCAGCACAAACGAGCTTGGATGAAGAAACGTGGGATTGTTAAGGGGAAGCTTTCTGTAAATTCAGCTGAACAACGTCTTAATGGTTCATGTCCATTAATGCCAGAAGAG GTTGGCATTCTTCTACGTGCATATGGATATCCATGGGACACTATTTTATATGTCTCTGGGGGAGAAGTTTTTGGAGGCCAGCGGACACTGACTCCTCTTCATGccatgtttgaaaatattgttGATAGAACTTCTCTCAGTGCTGCGTGGGAGCTAAATAGAATTTATGGTCGTGAAGTGAACCTTGTTGACACTAAATTAAGGGCTCCACCTTCTGTAGTGCAAGAAAAAAAGCATGAAGTATGGAAAAATGAAGGCCCACGTCCCCGTCCACTTCCACCCCCTCCAGCTAGGCCTAAATATCCATACAACATTGAAGGGTGGTGGGGTTGGGTGGCTGAGAGTGATAACGAGCCTGAGAGTACAGTAATGGAGTTAAGGACTAATGCCCATAAACTATTATGGGAAGCAATTGACTATTTAATTTGTGTAGAAGCTGATGTTTTCATCCCTGGATTCGATCGTGATGGGAAAGGACGTCCAAATTTCGCCAGCTTGGTAATGGGGCATAGGCTTTATCAATCAGCTGCATCTAAAACATTCCAGCCAAACAG AAAGGAAGTTGTAAAGCTTTTAGAAGAAAACCATGAACACCTATACCAAGCAAATCATACCTGGCTGACATCAACACGCAGCCATCTTAGAAGAAGTTTAATTGATGGAGTAATAAGAGCATCCACAGAATCAAAGCCATTGTCATTTCTCTCCCATCCAGTCCCAGAATGTTCTTGCTTGAGATCTGATCTTACCAAAAGATCATTGCATACTTCAAGCCCTTCTACTTGGGCACCAGTGGAGGCTGCCCTAGGAGTTATGCATCACTGCCCTATGTGGATGGATAGtgggataaaaacaaaattgaaggaaaaagaaattgaagaggaTCCTGATGAAGATATTTCCTCATCTTCTGGACTGTTTTTCAGGAATAGTGGTGGAAATCATGAGAGTGGAGGTGGGGAATTGATCAAAGAAGAGTCTCAACTAGATGATCAAGAAGAACTGGAGGGCGCAGACTGA